Proteins encoded together in one Salmo trutta chromosome 3, fSalTru1.1, whole genome shotgun sequence window:
- the zgc:162144 gene encoding protein RD3 — translation MFPWSAVFSLEPKVPGQRTAEELVTNTLMLELGAMVKRTERIRLERVTKEGRRRRSSSSADYSWLATAPTHQPYELTPRDLIELQDLCARVPPSQCGPVIVRFRNLVTEIEPEVHEVARLFRTVLRDCVEGEEENEEMRMRSAGWDKQRSKSLSFVTFRSKFRPAPFRGGGLGGSRGNLQEESSWYEEDEVEQQEGAANVARAARKGRSMSMPDITPIEQSALG, via the exons ATGTTCCCCTGGTCAGCAGTGTTTTCTCTGGAGCCGAAGGTGCCTGGACAGCGTACGGCAGAAGAACTAGTCACCAACACCCTGATGCTGGAGCTGGGCGCCATGGTGAAGCGCACCGAGCGTATCCGCCTGGAGAGGGTGACGAAAGAGGGCCGGCGCCGGCGCAGCTCTTCCTCCGCTGACTACAGCTGGCTGGCCACTGCCCCCACCCACCAACCCTACGAGCTGACACCTCGAGACCTGATAGAGCTGCAGGACCTGTGTGCCAGGGTGCCACCGTCTCAGTGTGGCCCTGTCATTGTTAG GTTCAGGAATCTGGTGACGGAGATTGAGCCGGAGGTTCACGAGGTGGCTCGTCTGTTCCGCACGGTTCTACGTGACTGtgtggagggagaagaggagaacgaggagaTGAGGATGAGGTCAGCCGGCTGGGacaaacaacgcagcaagagCCTCTCCTTTGTAACCTTCCGCTCCAAGTTCCGCCCCGCTCCCTTCAGGGGTGGGGGCCTGGGCGGGTCACGTGGCAACCTGCAGGAGGAGTCGAGCTGGTACGAGGAGGACGAGGTGGAGCAGCAGGAGGGAGCAGCAAACGTGGCGAGAGCGGCCAGGAAGGGGAGGAGCATGAGCATGCCTGATATCACTCCCATCGAACAGAGTGCACTTggctga